The following DNA comes from Marinilactibacillus sp. Marseille-P9653.
AATCCAAAACCGATCGATGAGGAGTAGAGGAATGAAAGTAGTCATTATAGGGGCATCTTTTGCGGGGGTAGCTGCCGCTTTGGAAGTACGAAAAAAACATATTCAGGCAGAAATTGTCCTGCTGGAGAAGCAAGCTACTTTAGGCTACATTCCAAATGGGCTACATTTATACTGGGACAATCAAATCGAGAATCTAGATGATGCTCGTTTCATTACCCAAGAACAGTTGGATAAAGAACGCATTCATTGCGAGCTAGGCGCTACCGTTCAGAAGATCAATACGAAACAGAAAGTCCTTTATTACGACGCTCAAGAACAAGAAGAAATCATGACCTATGATAAATTGATTATCGCAACGGGCTCGAGACAGCTATCAGAGAAAATCGATGGCAGTAATCATGAGAGTGTATTGAAATATAAACGTTACGGAGAAGCGCAAGCTGCTTTATCCAAAGTAGAAGAAAGCCAGCATATTACAATCATTGGCGGCGGTCAAGTTGGAATAGAAGCCGCTGATCTGTTAAACAAGCAAGAAAAACAAGTGACACTGATTGAAAGTATGGACTACGTTTTATTTAAATACCTGGATGAAGACATGATACTACCGATTGAGCAGAAGATGATCGAAAAAGGCATCGATTTAAAACTAAGACAAACCGTTTCTTCTATAGAAACAGAATCCGATCAAAAAGTTACCGTTCACCTTGGTGAAGCGTCCATTACAAGTGACGCCGTCATTATGGGTGTGAACGTAAGGCCAAACCTACATTTTCTAGATGATCAGATTGAGCTGCATATGGATCAAACAATTGCCGTTGACCGATATCTCAGAACCTCTGTGCAAGATGTCTTTGCAGTAGGCGACTGCATCCAGCTTTCTGGTCCAGGAGAAGACATGGTTTACATTCCACTGATCAACAATGCTGTGCGGACAGGAATCGTAGCTGCGGCCAATCTAATGGAACCAACCGTTCAATTTAACGGCTCTTTACGTACAATCGGGACTTCTGTATTTGGATACTTTGTAGCCAGTACCGGAATGACTGAAGCAGAAAGCTTGTTTACGAACCAGACAGTTGAAACCCGTCGACAAACCGTACGCTTAAATAGTTTGCCAAATTCAGATACCGTTACGCTAAAATGGGTTTATGATGCCGAGACTCACGTACTTTTAGGTGCTCAAATGATTTCAACAGCCAACATTTTAGAAAAAATCAATACAATGGCGTTAGCGATTCAAACAAAACAGACTTTAGAAGACTTGCAGCAGAAAGATTTTTTCTTTAATCCTTCATATTCTCAGATGGTCTCAACCACGAACCTAGTCTCTTGGATGGAAGAGAGGGTTGAAGAAGATGAAAGTTGAACACTTCCTTGAAAAAAATGAAGTCAGAGAAATCACCGTATTCAAACAACTTGTCTTGAACAATGGCGTGCTTTCTTACGGGGAAATGCTAGATCATTTATCCATTTCAAAAGCTTCACTTGAAAATGATCTAGAATCTATCACTTCTCGGATTGCTGTTTTCGGTCAACAGGTTCAAGTTCATTATGATGGCCAACAAATTGAGTTAACGATGAGTGATGATATTTCACTGCAGCAAATTTACCGGTTATACCTTGATCAGTCTATTAAAATAGAAATCATCAATTTCTTGTTCAAGCACCAAGAGTTTTCAATCACTCAATTAACCCAACAACTGGCGATCAGTGACTCTTCTTTGTTCCGCAAAATCAAAGAACTGAATACACACTTAAAAGAATTCGGACTCAAGATTCGCAACGGACAACTACAAGGAGAAGAACTGCAGATCCGCTATTTTTATTTTCAGTTCTACTATTATATAGAAGATAAATCCGCCCTGATCAGTTTGCGCTCCGACCAGCAAATCACGCAAGCAGTACAGTCCGTAGAAAACTTCCTGCAAGTGAACGTGGTTCCTGAGAACCGTCAGCGCTTGAATATTTGGCTGATCATCAGTAAATCTAGAATCACCAACAAAAATAAAAACTACAAACAACTGCGCAAACAAATGCAACCCTATTTAAAAGACCCCTTGTATCATAAAATACATGTCATGGTCTTGCGCTATTACAGTCGGTATTCGATAGAGGTTGATGAAGAAGAGGCGATGCTTCACTTTGCTTTCTTACTCGCTTTTCCGATCCTGACGGAACATGACTTTCATGAGTATACACTGATTCGTGACCGGCATGCCCCAATCGCTTCACTGGACACGTATATAGTAGAAACGATTATCATTCATTTCAAGTTTCGCAAACTTCCTTATATGCTGGAACGAGATATGTATTATCATTTGACCCATATTCATACAAGACTGTATTTTTTTCAAGGAGATATCGAAATCTATGAGTACGAGGAAATGATGGCGAGAGAAAAGCAAGTGGTTGGAAAGAACCTTGTGCCACTTGCTCGAACTTTACTCACGACCAGTACAGATAAATTTATGAGCACAGAAGTGAGCGACAACAGTTTACTGAAGATGGAATTACTCAAGTACATTAGCTTGCTGACGCTGATTTCATTCAAGATGACGACAGTGATCCAAATTGGCATTGACCTGAAAATGGATGGACTTTACAAAGATACACTCAGTCAATTACTGATTCTTAAAATGCGTCCTATTAACGGGATTCATATCGAAGTGTATCAGCCTGGTAAAACTTATGACCTGATCCTAACAAACGAAAAACCAGACGAAGAACATCAGTATCAAGAAGCTCGTGTCTATATCCTCTCTGAAATACTGTCATCCTTTGATATGGAAAATATTCAAAGAATCATTCAAGAACTGAATGCCTAGAACAAGCACAGTGTCTATCCTGTAGCTTGTTCTTTTTTTTAGGAAATAAAAGGAAGATGTAAAGCTTTTTCCTATTTGACTTTACAAGAGGGTATTAAACAAGTTCTCAATTCCTCTTCTAGCACTTTACTAAGTAGAGAGGGACTAACATCATTTTATCTCTCCACCATTCTTCCTGGCACCCTTTTCAATGAAAGCAAGCTACTAAAAGGAAAACGGTATCTTTGTTGGTGTTAAAGCATTATTGAAATCACAAAATACTTCCAATCAAAATAAAAAACTCTCAAAAAATTCAAAAAATCAAAAAAAGCTGACATTTTTAATCAGTGAAAAACGGTTACAATAATAAAGTAAAGAAATCGGTTGCAACAATGGATTATAAATAGGAGGATTTTAATCATGACAGAGACTAAGTATATTATGGCGATTGACCAAGGAACAACAAGCTCAAGAGCAATTATTTATGACAAACAACTCAATACAATTGGAAGCTCACAAAAAGAGTTCACACAAATTTTCCCTCAAAGTGGTTGGGTAGAACACAACCCGAATGAAATCTGGAATTCAGTTCAATCCGTTATTGCTGGCGCATTTATTGAATCCGGTGTCAAACCAGAAAATATCGCTGGTATCGGAATCACAAACCAACGTGAAACAACAATTGTTTGGGATAAAGAAACAGGATTACCAATCTACAATGCAGTTGTATGGCAATCTCGTCAATCAGCACCAATTGCTGCGAAACTTCACGAAGCTGGACATTCAGAAATGATCCACGAAAAAACAGGTTTGATTATTGATTCTTACTTCTCAGCTACAAAAATTCGTTGGATTCTTGATAACGTAGAAGGCGCTCAAGAACGTGCTGAAAAAGGAGAATTGATGTTTGGAACGGTTGATACTTGGTTAGTATGGAAATTAACAGGTGGAAAATCATTCGTAACAGATTACTCTAATGCAAGTCGTACAATGCTTTATAACATCCACAAATTAGAGTGGGATCAAGAAATCCTAGACTTACTGAATATTCCAATGGCAATGATGCCAGAAGTTAAATCAAACTCAGAAGTTTACGGTGAAACAGCAAACTATCACTTCTACGGAGCGAACACTCCGATTTCAGGTATGGCTGGAGACCAACAAGCAGCATTATTCGGTCAAATGGCCTTCGAACCTGGAATGGTTAAAAACACTTATGGTACAGGTTCATTTATTGTAATGAACACAGGTGAAAAACCTCAGCTTTCAGAAAACAACTTACTAACGACTATCGGTTACGGTATCAACGGTAAGATTTACTATGCACTAGAAGGTAGTATCTTCGTTGCCGGTTCATCTATCCAATGGTTACGTGATGGACTTAAAATGATTGAAAACTCTGCGGATTCAGAAGCGCTCGCGAAGAAATCTAAGAGCGATAACGAAGTCGTTGTGGTTCCAGCATTTACTGGACTAGGCGCACCGTACTGGGATTCAGACGCACGTGGATCAGTCTTTGGCTTAACACGTGGAACAACAAAAGAAGATTTTGTAAAAGCGACTCTACAATCTATTGCTTACCAAGCACGTGACGTTATCGATACAATGAACAAAGATGCTGGAATCGATATTCCATTACTAAAAGTAGATGGTGGAGCAGCGAATAACGATTGGTTATTACAATTCCAAGCAGACATCTTAGGTACTAAAGTTCAACGTGCTCACAACTTGGAAACAACAGCACTAGGTGCAGCTTACCTTGCTGGTTTAGCAGTTGGATTCTGGGAAAGTATGGACGAAATCAAAGACATGTACGAAGAAGGCGGCACGTTTGAGCCACAAATGTCAAAAGAAGAACGCGAAAAATTATACAAAAACTGGAGATTAGCTGTTAAAGCAACTCAAGTATATAAACCAGAAGCGTAGTAGGAAGAGCAGCATAGGAGGAAAAGATTAATGGTTTTCTCAATTGAAAGAAGAAAGCAAGATATTCAAGCTTTAAAAGAAGAAACACTAGATGTGCTCATTATTGGTGGCGGGATTACAGGAGCGGGGTCTGCTTTGCAGGCCAGCGCTTCTGGTCTTAAAACCGGTCTTGTAGAAATGCAGGATTTTGCAGAAGGAACGTCTTCTCGTTCAACGAAACTTGTTCACGGTGGCTTGCGCTACTTGAAAAACTTCGACGTTGAAGTGGTAGCGGACACGGTTCAAGAACGTGCGGTTGTTCAAGGGATTGCACCACATATTCCAAAAGCTGATCCAATGATTTTACCAATCTATGATGAACCAAATTCAACATTTACAATGTTTTCTTTGAAAGTTGCAATGGATTTATATGACCAATTAGCGAGTGTCACAGGAACAAAATATGCGAATTACACACTCACAAAAGAAGAAGTGCTAGAACTTGAACCACAACTGAACAGTGAAAACTTACTAGGTGCTGGTGTGTACTTGGACTACCGTAACAACGATGCTCGTTTAGTAATTGAAAATATTAAACGTGCCGCTGAAGACGGTGGACACATGGTAAGTCGTATGAAAGTCGTGAACATTACACACGACGAAAACGGCAAAGCCAATGGTGCAGAAGTAGAAGATCTATTAACGGGTGAAACATTCAGTATTAAAGCCCGTATCGTGATGAATACGACAGGCCCTTGGTCAGACACGATTCGTCAAATGGATTCTAAACTTGAGGCAGCCCCTCAAATGCGCCCAACAAAAGGTGTTCACTTAGTCGTGGACAACAAGAAATTACACGTACCACAGCCTACGTATTTCGATACAGGCAAACAAGATGGACGTATGGTCTTTGTAATTCCTCGTGAAGAAAAAACGTATTTTGGTACAACAGACACAGATTACAAAGGCGACTTCTCAAATCCACAAGTGGAGCAAGAAGACGTGGATTACTTGTTAGAAATCGTGAATGGTCGTTATCCATCAGCAAATATTACGCTTGATGATATCGAATCAAGCTGGGCAGGTTTACGTCCACTAATCGCGACAAATGGTGGTTCTGACTATAACGGTTTAAGCAACAAAACGGTTTCAGACGAAAGCTTTGACGAAGTGATTTCTATCGTTGAACAATACCAACAAGGTAAAGTAGAACGCTATGAAGTTGCGGATGTACTCAAAAATATCGAAAGCAACAGACCAGAAGCAGAAGAAAGCCCCTCTAAATTATCACGCGGAAGCTCTCTTGAGACGGACGAAGATGGTTTAGTAACTGTAGCCGGTGGTAAAATCACGGACTACCGTAAAATGGCTCTTGGCGCTATCAAACTGGCAATTGAAATCTTAGATAGAGACTTCGGTAAATCATACGAATTAATCGATTCTGAGAAATATGCCGTATCTGGTGGAGACATCGATTCTCAAAAAGTAGACGAAGAAACAGAAGCCTTAGCAAAATCTGGTATAGAAAAAGGCTTAAGTGAATCTGAAGCGACTTACTTGGCGAATCTTTATGGATCAAACACACCTAAAGTTTATGCGCTACTGGATGATGTCGAACAAGTAGAAGGCTTAACGATGGCAGATACCATTAGTTTACGTTATGCCATGCAAGAAGAAATGGCTTTAACACCAAGTGATTTCTTGATTCGCCGTACCAATCATATGCTGTTTATGAGAGACACCTTGGACAACATCATCGAACCAGTGATTTCTGAAATGGCTCGCTATAATGAATGGTCAGATGAAGCAAGAGCACAGTACAAAAATGAATTGGAAAAAGCAATTGCTGAATCTGATTTAAAAACATTAAAGGGAGACTGAGTTAGATGAGTGGAGATATGTTAACGATTTTTAGTGAATTTTTAGGAACAATGTTTTTGATTTTACTAGGTGACGGTGTAGTAGCTGCCGTTAGTTTGAAAAAGAGTAAAGCTGAAGGCGCTGGATGGGTTGCCATCACAATGGGATGGGGAGCAGCGGTAACAATGGCTGTTTACATCGCTGGATTTATGGGACCCGCGCACTTAAATCCAGCTGTAACACTCGGTATGGCCATTATTGGAGATTTTGAGTGGGCATTAGTTATACCGTTCATCATCGCTCAAGTAGCTGGAGGTATTGCCGGAGCAGTTCTAGTATGGTTAACGTATCTAGCACACTTCAGAATCACTACGGATCAAGGCGCAATTTTAGGAACATTTGCAACAGCCGCTGAAATCGAAGACACTGTAAGCAATATTCTTTCAGAAGCTATCGGTACGTTCGTACTCGTATTTGGTCTAATGATGTTTGGTCAAAACACCTTTACTGAAGGTTTGAACCCACTTGTTGTTGGGGTACTAATCCTTTCAATTGGTCTTTCACTAGGTGGATCAACAGGATACGCAATTAACCCTGCTCGTGACTTAGGTCCAAGAATTGCACACCAATTCTTACCAATCGCGAACAAAGGTGGTTCTAACTGGGGATACGCTTGGATCCCAGTTGTCGCTCCAATGATCGGTGCAATTCTTGCAGGATTACTTTACTTGGTCATCGTATAATTTAGTCCCCTTTACGCGCTTAACAAGTGAGTCGAAAGACTCGCCTGTTAGGCGTTTTTAATTGGTTCAGAGTATATATAAAATGATTTTGATAATATTATCTTAAAAAAATAAAACATGATTTAGTTGTAATAACTAAAATTAAAATTTGATTAGAATGTTAAGAAAACTTTGATATCGTTTTCTTTTTCTTTATAGTGTTAATATAGCATAAAAAAATATGTAAATTCTAAGAAATATATATAAGTTCTTAGAGTATATTTTAAATTTTTAATGCTATAAATAATAAAAAACGTAAATTTCAAGTTTAAGTTAGTCACCTAGTTAAAAAAGATATTTGACCTTAATTGTTAGTGGGTTGTTGAAGGATATAGTCGTCATTTCTTCAGCACTAACGTGCTTAGACCACTTGGGACAACAAGCGTAGAGCATTGGCAAAACAGTCATGAGGGGTTTTATAGCCAAGTATTTTCCGAGGATAGTCATTCATCCATTGTTGTATTCTCAAGCACTGAGTTTCACTAAAATGACTGATAGCTTTACCTTTTGGAATAAATCGGCGGATAAATTTATGCTGGTTCTCGCTTGTGCCTCTTTCCCACGAAGCATACGGATGACTAAAATACACTTCAAGTGTCTCTTTCAGCGCTTCGTGAAGCCCTGCAAACTCAGATCCATTATCCGAGGTGATGGTCTTAAATACTTTAGAAAAGGTATCGCCGGCTTTAAGCCGTAATTGTTGGATTGCCTGATCAACGGATTCTTTATCTTTACCTCTGAGCTTAAGGATGATTTCAAAGCGTGTTTGACGTTCAACTAACGTCAATAAAACCGAATCGGTTTTCACTTTATTTCCGACAACTGTATCGATTTCCCAGTGTCCAAAAGTCTGTCTATTATCAATTTCTGGAGGTCTTTGTTCAATAGATTGGCCTAAAATTCGTTTGTTTGTTCGTCCTCTATAAGAAGTGTCTTTTGGTTTTCGTGATAGTTTTTCAAGTAGATCCATATTCTTGGCTCTCATGATCCCTTTGTCAATCCATCCATAAAGAGTCGTCGTACAGGGAATAATAGAAGAATCAAACAAGTCATGTGTTTTAGCAAAACCAATAATTACATCTGGAGACCACTTTTCTAGTAATAGTTTATCATCGGCCCATTTAATAAAAGCATCCGTATCAGCCCATTTTGGCCGACGGCCGCAGTTCAATCGAAGCCTATCATAAGCTGCTTGTCCGGCATTGGGATCATAGCTAGTCGTATAGTAGTCATAAACTTTACCGTTTTGCTTTTGACGTTTAAGTTGAGTAATGGTTCCACGATGGATCTCACTATTAATGGTTTGCGGGACACGTCCTAACGCATGAGCAATTTGACGATTAGAGTAATTTTCAGTCCTCAATATCGCAATTTGCGACCGTTCTGAATAAGATAAGTGTTTTCCCTTACGTGCTAATGTGTTATCGTTAGAGTGCGTCATGTGAATTCATCCTGTCTATTGAGAGTTAGTGGTAACTTCAATATAACATGAAATTCACATGGCGTTTTTTTATGAGTTAGCCTAAGTGGCTAACTTCATTATAAAATCCAGCAAATAATAAAAAAAGAAAAGAGGTGAAATTATGAATAAAGATGATAAGACTTACATCGGCCCCTCGTTCCATGAATTAAATGAGGCTGAAATGGCTGAAATTGTAGGTGGAGAAATTGTAGAAACGAATGCTATAGTGGTATCACCAATAGCTACTTTTGTTTCTAAATATGTATCTGCTGTCAGTGCAAAAGCTTGTGTTAGCGCTGTATCTGGATTAATATCTTACAGACATTGTTAAGAGGAGGGATCATCTATGAACGAAAATAACATAGCAAATAGTATGGATTACCTAGGACCTTCTTTTCATGAGTTGTCGGAAGAAGAGATGAAAAGTATAGTGGGTGCTTCGGAAGATATGGAAGTTAGTCCTCAAGGGGTAAGTGCATTCTTTGGAAGTTTCGTAATAAGTTGGCTAGGAAGTGCAGCGTTCAATTGTAAATAGTTTTTTGTAATTAATGTATAGCCAGCCAAAACTGAGCAGGAGGTCGTTCTTTTTAAAAATGAACTTGAAAAGAACGACTTTTGGTTTGGTTTATTAAAATTACATAATAAAAAAGAAGAGGTGGAATATGAAATTTATAAACGCTTTAACTATTAACGAAAAGTATGCAATATTGAACAAATCTAACGAAAAAATGATTTTTAATAAACAAGCTTTAATAAAGTTTAGAGAATTAAAAAGTTTACTGAATGAAGATAATTTTTCTAAAATGTTAGAGAAGTTTGATTATGATATTGACATATTCTCTAACGTAGTAGATATGGAAAATAATAAATATGACAAACAATACGAAAATTTTTTACTCAGTAGTAAATGGTATCAAGTATACTCTGATTCGCTAAAATATACTTCTCAAAACAAATACTTTTCAGATATGAAAAGTTTAGACTTAACTATTTATTTAAAGATTTTCGAGGAATATTTTAAAAAAGAAATAGCTAAAGTGCTATTAGAATATGATAATTATATAGATTCGGTACAAGATTTAACTACATCATTGGTATATCAAATCAAAGAGAATATGATGAAGATCTCATATAAGTCATTGATTGTAGAGTTGAACAATTATAGAGAGCAAAATACAAAAATTAAGAAAAGTTCAGAAGAAGGGTTTCTAAATTTTTGTAAGTTAGGTACTGATATTACTAACATTGAAAATTATTACTCTAAGTATCCGGTATTGTGTAGATTATTAGCCACTAATGTTGATAATGAAATAGAAAATATAAAAATATTTTTCGAAAGATATTCACAAAATTTAAACTCTATTTCTAATGTTCTTGGATTTATAAGTAATACTAAATTGAAAAATATTGAATTGGGAGAAGGAGATTCTCATCAAAAGGGACAAACTGTAATTAAAATACTGTTAGAAGGTAATCGAACAATAATATATAAGCCTAAAGATTTAAGAGTAGTAACGTATTACAACAATATATTAAACAAGATTAATAATAATATTGAAAATGAATTATCAATATTAAATTTTAAAGTTTATAAAGGTTTTTATAGCAAATATTTTTCCATTGAAGAGTTTGTCGAACAAAAACCTTGTGAAACAAGAAAAGAAGTAAAGGAATACTATATAAGATTTGGACAACTGCTTTGTCTAATGCACTTTTTCTCAGGTAAAGATTTACATATGGAAAACTTAATAGCTAATGGAAAATATCCTGTAGTTACAGATTTAGAAATGATCTTACAAAAAAGCAAAAAGTTTCCGAAAGAATTATCTTCGTTATACAAAAAGATGATTTTGGTGTTTAACAAAAGCGTTTTAAGCTCTGGGTTATTACCTGAGGATATGACTCACTTCAATATCAATCTTAGTGCATTATCAGGGGGTAAAGAAAAAAACATTATAAAAGCACAAAAAATTGTTAATCTAGGACTTGATACTATGAAGTTAGAAGAACAGGAATTGGAAATTGAAAAATCTAATAATCTAGTAATTCATCATTCAGAAGAGATAGATTATCATGAATATAATAGAGAAATAATAGAAGGGTTTAACAATTTATACAATTTTATTTTAGGCAATCCGGATGTTCTTTCTGAAGATGTGCCGGATGACTTTATTGTTAGACACTTGCTAAGAAATACACAAAACTATGCGAGTCTTCTTGAAGCAACCTATCATCCTGGGTATTTAAAAAATAGCATTTTGCGAGAAAATATTTTAATGAATTTATTCAGTAATGAATACGATGACAATATATTGATTAATGAATATAATGACTTAATCTCTAATGATATTCCGATATTTTTTAATAGAGTAGATGACGATCATTTATATTCAAGTGATATGAACGTGTGTTCCGAAAAGTTTTTTATCGAAAGTTGTTCGAAAAGAGAAACTGGTAGTTTAAGAGATAAAGAACTTCAAAAGTCATTATTGATCAGTAAAATTTATAAATATAATAATCTAGTAGAATTGAAAGAAAGAAATTACGATGAATCTAATGTAGCTCTGGCGAAAGGAT
Coding sequences within:
- a CDS encoding helix-turn-helix domain-containing protein; amino-acid sequence: MKVEHFLEKNEVREITVFKQLVLNNGVLSYGEMLDHLSISKASLENDLESITSRIAVFGQQVQVHYDGQQIELTMSDDISLQQIYRLYLDQSIKIEIINFLFKHQEFSITQLTQQLAISDSSLFRKIKELNTHLKEFGLKIRNGQLQGEELQIRYFYFQFYYYIEDKSALISLRSDQQITQAVQSVENFLQVNVVPENRQRLNIWLIISKSRITNKNKNYKQLRKQMQPYLKDPLYHKIHVMVLRYYSRYSIEVDEEEAMLHFAFLLAFPILTEHDFHEYTLIRDRHAPIASLDTYIVETIIIHFKFRKLPYMLERDMYYHLTHIHTRLYFFQGDIEIYEYEEMMAREKQVVGKNLVPLARTLLTTSTDKFMSTEVSDNSLLKMELLKYISLLTLISFKMTTVIQIGIDLKMDGLYKDTLSQLLILKMRPINGIHIEVYQPGKTYDLILTNEKPDEEHQYQEARVYILSEILSSFDMENIQRIIQELNA
- the glpK gene encoding glycerol kinase GlpK — its product is MTETKYIMAIDQGTTSSRAIIYDKQLNTIGSSQKEFTQIFPQSGWVEHNPNEIWNSVQSVIAGAFIESGVKPENIAGIGITNQRETTIVWDKETGLPIYNAVVWQSRQSAPIAAKLHEAGHSEMIHEKTGLIIDSYFSATKIRWILDNVEGAQERAEKGELMFGTVDTWLVWKLTGGKSFVTDYSNASRTMLYNIHKLEWDQEILDLLNIPMAMMPEVKSNSEVYGETANYHFYGANTPISGMAGDQQAALFGQMAFEPGMVKNTYGTGSFIVMNTGEKPQLSENNLLTTIGYGINGKIYYALEGSIFVAGSSIQWLRDGLKMIENSADSEALAKKSKSDNEVVVVPAFTGLGAPYWDSDARGSVFGLTRGTTKEDFVKATLQSIAYQARDVIDTMNKDAGIDIPLLKVDGGAANNDWLLQFQADILGTKVQRAHNLETTALGAAYLAGLAVGFWESMDEIKDMYEEGGTFEPQMSKEEREKLYKNWRLAVKATQVYKPEA
- a CDS encoding IS30 family transposase, which codes for MTHSNDNTLARKGKHLSYSERSQIAILRTENYSNRQIAHALGRVPQTINSEIHRGTITQLKRQKQNGKVYDYYTTSYDPNAGQAAYDRLRLNCGRRPKWADTDAFIKWADDKLLLEKWSPDVIIGFAKTHDLFDSSIIPCTTTLYGWIDKGIMRAKNMDLLEKLSRKPKDTSYRGRTNKRILGQSIEQRPPEIDNRQTFGHWEIDTVVGNKVKTDSVLLTLVERQTRFEIILKLRGKDKESVDQAIQQLRLKAGDTFSKVFKTITSDNGSEFAGLHEALKETLEVYFSHPYASWERGTSENQHKFIRRFIPKGKAISHFSETQCLRIQQWMNDYPRKILGYKTPHDCFANALRLLSQVV
- a CDS encoding lichenicidin A2 family type 2 lantibiotic gives rise to the protein MNKDDKTYIGPSFHELNEAEMAEIVGGEIVETNAIVVSPIATFVSKYVSAVSAKACVSAVSGLISYRHC
- the lanM gene encoding type 2 lanthipeptide synthetase LanM, with the protein product MKFINALTINEKYAILNKSNEKMIFNKQALIKFRELKSLLNEDNFSKMLEKFDYDIDIFSNVVDMENNKYDKQYENFLLSSKWYQVYSDSLKYTSQNKYFSDMKSLDLTIYLKIFEEYFKKEIAKVLLEYDNYIDSVQDLTTSLVYQIKENMMKISYKSLIVELNNYREQNTKIKKSSEEGFLNFCKLGTDITNIENYYSKYPVLCRLLATNVDNEIENIKIFFERYSQNLNSISNVLGFISNTKLKNIELGEGDSHQKGQTVIKILLEGNRTIIYKPKDLRVVTYYNNILNKINNNIENELSILNFKVYKGFYSKYFSIEEFVEQKPCETRKEVKEYYIRFGQLLCLMHFFSGKDLHMENLIANGKYPVVTDLEMILQKSKKFPKELSSLYKKMILVFNKSVLSSGLLPEDMTHFNINLSALSGGKEKNIIKAQKIVNLGLDTMKLEEQELEIEKSNNLVIHHSEEIDYHEYNREIIEGFNNLYNFILGNPDVLSEDVPDDFIVRHLLRNTQNYASLLEATYHPGYLKNSILRENILMNLFSNEYDDNILINEYNDLISNDIPIFFNRVDDDHLYSSDMNVCSEKFFIESCSKRETGSLRDKELQKSLLISKIYKYNNLVELKERNYDESNVALAKGFNELEEACVIGDWIISKAYSNEKEASFFTFGYDEKSVSPLIMNNSLYSGHVGIALFFYYLSKVSKKNKYYDFYEKLLYSIEHNKYTNSNDLFNGETGKLYLYYRLYVEEKDASYLEKVDEITSLISIDLEENLQKNDWINGISSLANVYLNIFTETSNHKYLELPTICAEIIKQQLSTTKLGGFSHGYSSLAFLFFKIGNILEDKEYTDIGKKLITLDNEYFKADKGSWIDNREDVYNKYPSYWCHGSLGIGISRMKIKDYYNDSVIENDVRIAEQHITSNKLSDDDTLCHGNSGRIDFYLGIGREDLAKKIMSKIIDKKYTSGTFGVKNINDFNLPDYSMFTGIVGIGYQMLRITARETVPSVLTLD
- the glpO gene encoding type 1 glycerol-3-phosphate oxidase; this translates as MVFSIERRKQDIQALKEETLDVLIIGGGITGAGSALQASASGLKTGLVEMQDFAEGTSSRSTKLVHGGLRYLKNFDVEVVADTVQERAVVQGIAPHIPKADPMILPIYDEPNSTFTMFSLKVAMDLYDQLASVTGTKYANYTLTKEEVLELEPQLNSENLLGAGVYLDYRNNDARLVIENIKRAAEDGGHMVSRMKVVNITHDENGKANGAEVEDLLTGETFSIKARIVMNTTGPWSDTIRQMDSKLEAAPQMRPTKGVHLVVDNKKLHVPQPTYFDTGKQDGRMVFVIPREEKTYFGTTDTDYKGDFSNPQVEQEDVDYLLEIVNGRYPSANITLDDIESSWAGLRPLIATNGGSDYNGLSNKTVSDESFDEVISIVEQYQQGKVERYEVADVLKNIESNRPEAEESPSKLSRGSSLETDEDGLVTVAGGKITDYRKMALGAIKLAIEILDRDFGKSYELIDSEKYAVSGGDIDSQKVDEETEALAKSGIEKGLSESEATYLANLYGSNTPKVYALLDDVEQVEGLTMADTISLRYAMQEEMALTPSDFLIRRTNHMLFMRDTLDNIIEPVISEMARYNEWSDEARAQYKNELEKAIAESDLKTLKGD
- a CDS encoding FAD-dependent oxidoreductase, coding for MKVVIIGASFAGVAAALEVRKKHIQAEIVLLEKQATLGYIPNGLHLYWDNQIENLDDARFITQEQLDKERIHCELGATVQKINTKQKVLYYDAQEQEEIMTYDKLIIATGSRQLSEKIDGSNHESVLKYKRYGEAQAALSKVEESQHITIIGGGQVGIEAADLLNKQEKQVTLIESMDYVLFKYLDEDMILPIEQKMIEKGIDLKLRQTVSSIETESDQKVTVHLGEASITSDAVIMGVNVRPNLHFLDDQIELHMDQTIAVDRYLRTSVQDVFAVGDCIQLSGPGEDMVYIPLINNAVRTGIVAAANLMEPTVQFNGSLRTIGTSVFGYFVASTGMTEAESLFTNQTVETRRQTVRLNSLPNSDTVTLKWVYDAETHVLLGAQMISTANILEKINTMALAIQTKQTLEDLQQKDFFFNPSYSQMVSTTNLVSWMEERVEEDES
- a CDS encoding lichenicidin A2 family type 2 lantibiotic yields the protein MNENNIANSMDYLGPSFHELSEEEMKSIVGASEDMEVSPQGVSAFFGSFVISWLGSAAFNCK
- a CDS encoding MIP/aquaporin family protein — encoded protein: MSGDMLTIFSEFLGTMFLILLGDGVVAAVSLKKSKAEGAGWVAITMGWGAAVTMAVYIAGFMGPAHLNPAVTLGMAIIGDFEWALVIPFIIAQVAGGIAGAVLVWLTYLAHFRITTDQGAILGTFATAAEIEDTVSNILSEAIGTFVLVFGLMMFGQNTFTEGLNPLVVGVLILSIGLSLGGSTGYAINPARDLGPRIAHQFLPIANKGGSNWGYAWIPVVAPMIGAILAGLLYLVIV